The Hymenobacter baengnokdamensis genome includes a region encoding these proteins:
- a CDS encoding SurA N-terminal domain-containing protein, translating to MALINTIREKSGVAVGAVAVGMLLFIVGGDLVGGKNRLFGRDGNVVGEVNGSKIELPEFTAALEQAKQNFANQQGRQPDEQALGYLRDQTWNQLLYRRAFQPQIEKLGLAVGDDEMVDMVQGDNPNPAIKQAFTDPKTGQFDKARLVEYLRNLDKLPPKPRQLTTISKPACASLTGP from the coding sequence ATGGCTTTAATTAACACGATTCGGGAAAAGTCGGGGGTGGCCGTGGGCGCCGTCGCCGTCGGGATGCTGCTCTTTATAGTGGGCGGCGACCTGGTAGGAGGGAAGAACCGCCTCTTCGGCCGCGATGGAAACGTAGTGGGCGAGGTAAACGGCAGCAAGATTGAGCTGCCCGAGTTTACGGCCGCCCTGGAGCAAGCCAAGCAAAACTTTGCCAACCAGCAGGGCCGCCAGCCCGACGAGCAGGCGCTCGGCTACCTGCGCGACCAGACCTGGAACCAGCTGCTGTACCGCCGGGCCTTCCAGCCCCAAATCGAGAAGCTGGGCCTGGCCGTGGGCGACGATGAGATGGTGGATATGGTGCAGGGCGACAACCCGAACCCCGCCATTAAGCAGGCCTTTACCGACCCCAAGACCGGGCAGTTTGACAAAGCCCGCCTGGTAGAGTACCTGCGCAACCTCGACAAGCTGCCCCCGAAGCCCAGGCAGCTTACCACAATTTCGAAGCCAGCCTGCGCGAGTTTGACCGGCCCGTGA
- the lptC gene encoding LPS export ABC transporter periplasmic protein LptC encodes MLLALAGCQQKDAGAKRIAYTGPLLETDNVVTLLSDSARLHIRLTAPLEQRFENSDILYPKGVSVTFYDKPGKLVINTLNARWGKFDNAKQLYIMRGAVQVANVPQQQTLHTEELFYNRAQQKIYTDSAMFVRVQTPTEVLTGYGLTANQDFSRYGIHRPVGTFTLDQAQTLGK; translated from the coding sequence TTGCTGCTTGCGCTGGCCGGCTGCCAGCAAAAGGATGCCGGGGCAAAGCGCATTGCCTACACCGGCCCGCTGCTGGAAACCGACAACGTTGTCACGCTGCTCAGCGACTCGGCCCGGCTGCATATCCGGCTCACGGCCCCGCTGGAGCAAAGATTTGAAAATAGTGATATTCTTTACCCCAAAGGCGTTTCGGTGACGTTCTACGATAAGCCGGGTAAGCTGGTAATTAATACGCTGAATGCCAGGTGGGGGAAATTTGACAATGCCAAGCAGCTCTATATTATGCGCGGCGCCGTGCAGGTAGCCAACGTGCCGCAGCAGCAAACCCTTCATACCGAAGAGCTGTTTTATAACCGCGCGCAGCAAAAAATATATACTGACAGTGCTATGTTTGTGCGGGTGCAGACGCCCACTGAGGTGCTTACCGGCTACGGCCTCACGGCCAACCAGGATTTTTCACGCTACGGCATTCACCGGCCCGTTGGTACGTTTACCCTCGACCAGGCCCAGACGTTGGGCAAGTAA